In a genomic window of Helianthus annuus cultivar XRQ/B chromosome 10, HanXRQr2.0-SUNRISE, whole genome shotgun sequence:
- the LOC110880907 gene encoding leucine-rich repeat extensin-like protein 5 — MPPRLRGRGKGPMRGGLSSAGPSHRRTPSASFSTSDSRDMWGQPFEPARHSVSLSSSPSFHPSFGPFAPNEPEQSHHSRESYPPHNSLQSHSFHHSESPYSPRQFNPADYVNDFLGYNPLGPEDHFSQEMEMDDDPDPKMQTGTPGHPISISSGSPFQGSPYRGPDSFQERMATYDWFFTPSYHSSPAQPPLDDPQLQAVSPPPLPVEEPPQQPPQPPPQPPRRRRNARMSVRGGPRFSSPRGSSSYPPIPEDPQMGGPSNAAPEADPPQASYAPPMPPVGFDNPIPTYPGSSGYNPYGDPSGYPLGYGTHDPYLTAAQYHHLYPSSYPPMPPTDYPIQGYQYPPYQPPPSQQLQRQQQNQEILERLDKVEQKTKKNKERHNSFMKGLANLIKGKKK, encoded by the coding sequence ATGCCTCCGAGACTAAGAGGACGTGGCAAGGGTCCCATGCGTGGAGGACTGTCATCTGCAGGACCATCTCACAGACGCACTCCATCGGCGTCTTTTTCCACCTCCGACTCCCGCGATATGTGGGGTCAACCCTTCGAGCCGGCAAGACACTCAGTCTCgctcagctcttcaccatcttttcATCCGTCTTTCGGACCATTTGCTCCAAATGAGCCCGAACAATCTCACCATTCGCGTGAATCATACCCACCGCATAACTCTTTGCAATCTCATTCATTTCATCATTCTGAATCCCCCTACTCTCCAAGACAATTCAACCCAGCCGACTATGTGAACGACTTCCTTGGCTATAACCCATTGGGCCCTGAGGACCATTTCTCTCAGGAAATGGAAATGGATGATGACCCTGACCCGAAAATGCAAACAGGAACCCCGGGCCACCCTATCAGCATATCTAGTGGGTCTCCGTTCCAGGGATCTCCTTATCGTGGACCCGACTCCTTCCAAGAGAGGATGGCTACCTATGACTGGTTCTTTACTCCATCTTATCATAGCTCTCCGGCTCAACCACCTTTAGATGATCCTCAACTTCAAGctgtctcaccaccaccactcccggTAGAGGAGCCACCGCAGCagccaccacaaccacctccCCAGCCTCCGAGGCGAAGGAGGAATGCTCGCATGTCCGTTAGAGGAGGACCCCGTTTTAGTTCTCCTCGAGGGTCGAGTTCCTATCCCCCTATTCCAGAGGACCCTCAGATGGGTGGGCCCTCAAATGCGGCACCAGAGGCTGATCCTCCGCAAGCTTCTTATGCACCACCTATGCCGCCTGTGGGATTTGATAACCCAATTCCAACGTACCCAGGTTCTTCCGGGTACAATCCTTATGGAGACCCGTCGGGATATCCATTGGGCTATGGAACTCATGACCCATATCTTACGGCTGCGCAGTATCATCACCTTTATCCTTCTTCTTACCCCCCTATGCCTCCAACTGACTACCCTATTCAGGGTTATCAGTATCCTCCGTATCAGCCACCTCCTTCCCAGCAACTACAGCGGCAGCAACAAAATCAGGAAATCTTGGAGAGGCTGGACAAGGTTGAGCAGAAGACCAAGAAGAACAAGGAGAGGCATAATAGCTTTATGAAGGGCCTTGCCAACCTTATCAAGGGGAAGAAGAAATAG
- the LOC110880908 gene encoding protein NIM1-INTERACTING 1-like has product MENHKNITRTFDDEHDDEKKMEIFFSLVRSFREARDQRKQELAEMEKANKTRKLHHFQSPSSSSFERQDFHVTLQDDQHPNKKLHNHEEHQEDDDKLNLKLSL; this is encoded by the coding sequence ATGGAAAACCATAAAAACATAACCAGAACTTTCGACGACGAACACGACGACGAAAAGAAGATGGAGATATTCTTTTCACTCGTTAGAAGTTTCCGCGAAGCACGGGACCAAAGAAAGCAGGAGCTAGCAGAAATGGAGAAAGCAAATAAAACAAGAAAATTACATCATTTTCAGTCTCCGTCTTCTTCTTCTTTCGAACGTCAAGATTTCCACGTCACCCTCCAGGATGATCAACATCCAAATAAGAAACTTCATAATCATGAAGAACACCAAGAAGACGATGATAAGTTGAACCTCAAACTATCGTTGTAG